A segment of the Butyrivibrio fibrisolvens genome:
AAAACTTCTCCGCAATTTTATATCGGCTTTTTTATCCCGAATCTAAATCCTGTTTTGAGAAAAAAAGATACTTCTTAAATCTTAAGTAAGTACCGCCATTCCACCGATATATAAGGTGAAAGTAAGGATGCTTTCTCTATCAACATGACAAGGACGTTAGTTTTTTTAGTTATACAGGGAATACATTATGAGCGGCTTTGTCATTCAACACAATCTGGCTGCAATGAACTCGCAAAGGCAATACAATCTCACTGCAGACCGTAATTTCAAATCAGCTGAAAAGCTTTCTTCAGGATATAAGGTTAACCGCGCGGCGGACGATGCTGCAGGCCTTGCCATTTCTGAGAAAATGCGTCGTCAGATCAGGGGCCTCAGGCAGGCCGAAGACAATATCCAGGACGGAATAAGCTTCGTCCAGGTCGCAGACGGTGCTCTCAACGAAACCCACGATATACTTCAAAGAATGAATGAACTGTGTGTCAAAGCTTCAAATGACACTCTTTCAGATACTGACCGTTCTTATATTAACGAAGAGATTCAGGCTATAAAGAAAGAATCTGACAGAATATTCAACACAACATCTTTTAATGACAGGAATATCTGGAATATTGAGATTGAGGATCCGGTTATTGTGGGACATGATAACATACAGGCACTTAATGTTGCTGACAAAGATTATACCCATCATGATATATATCCGGAAAACAAAGACTACATGCCTGTTCCTAATACATTCATAGTTTCAGCAGATGCGACTAATGGTGTAAAAGTTAGCTGGACAAGTTTTAACGGGAATACTTATTCTTCTGACTACATCAGCTGGGAACAGCTTAAAGCAGACAATTATAAATATAATATATCTGAACACCTTTCAAGTTACTCTGGAGAAACGCTTGAACAACTCAAAGATTATCTTGATGAAACAATATATATGAGCGTTGAAACAACAACAGCAACAATTGAAGATTATGTTAAGGCCCTTAATAACGCAAAACTTGATGTCAATTTTTCCCAATATGCTACAGCTACCTTTGACTCACCATCAGATACTGGAGGTATAAGCGCATCAGCATCCATAAATATTTATGCAAAAGATAGTTCTTCAAAAGCCAGTACTAATGCATATTCATTTCAGTCTACTTCAAATGATCCATTTATAGAGCCTGTTACAACAAGCGGAACTAATCTTACTCAAATATCAGGTAATGGAACCTCAGATATTAATACAGCAAAGCAAAGTACAACTCCATGGATCTTCAAATTCAACATGTCAGGAATTGGAGGAGTAACAGCAAAATCCTCAAGCGTGACATTCTATTCAACTGATTCAAGACCTGAAAATGAAGATGTTTGGTGGGAATATACAAACAGCTGGAAAACCGGCACCAGAATTTTAACTCATACTGCTACAAAAGGCGGTAATC
Coding sequences within it:
- a CDS encoding flagellin codes for the protein MSGFVIQHNLAAMNSQRQYNLTADRNFKSAEKLSSGYKVNRAADDAAGLAISEKMRRQIRGLRQAEDNIQDGISFVQVADGALNETHDILQRMNELCVKASNDTLSDTDRSYINEEIQAIKKESDRIFNTTSFNDRNIWNIEIEDPVIVGHDNIQALNVADKDYTHHDIYPENKDYMPVPNTFIVSADATNGVKVSWTSFNGNTYSSDYISWEQLKADNYKYNISEHLSSYSGETLEQLKDYLDETIYMSVETTTATIEDYVKALNNAKLDVNFSQYATATFDSPSDTGGISASASINIYAKDSSSKASTNAYSFQSTSNDPFIEPVTTSGTNLTQISGNGTSDINTAKQSTTPWIFKFNMSGIGGVTAKSSSVTFYSTDSRPENEDVWWEYTNSWKTGTRILTHTATKGGNLAGVMEALTGSTGVLTQDNLGDTNVGGTVEINFSLTADTSFSSAGNSSRTDVGSMTITIPVTTSDTEQTILNKVNKALNPTTIIDLSHEGKDYFYWEAPEEKSSIVKVPVYGGQIGMIIQSGSEADNDIPIVYEKLNNGVLGIRNLEITDSASAQAAIDTLKGAFKIVNEQRSLFGAYQNRMEHAVLNDNNIRINTQDSESQIRDTDMAKEMVNYSLTNILKQSGESMLAQANQSKQGVMSLLQ